ACATTCACCTCCGAAAGGCCCGCAGCAAGTTTTGCGGCGAACGCCTTCTTCCTCTGAACATTTGCGGTGTCGGCAGGCAGGTACTCGATCGCCTTTGCCGGGCAGAACTCAGCGCACATAGGCTTGCCGCCGCACTGGTCGCACTTCAGGGTCTGCTTTGCAGCAGCGTTGTACGAGATGTTGCCGAAGGGACAGGCCATGACGCACATCCGGCACCCAATACACTTGGCGCCGTCGATACCGACAAGGCCGGTCTCGGCGTCCTTGTGAAGAGCGCCGGTCCTGCATGCTGCGACA
This genomic interval from Methanoculleus sp. 7T contains the following:
- a CDS encoding 4Fe-4S dicluster domain-containing protein, whose product is VAACRTGALHKDAETGLVGIDGAKCIGCRMCVMACPFGNISYNAAAKQTLKCDQCGGKPMCAEFCPAKAIEYLPADTANVQRKKAFAAKLAAGLSEVNV